The DNA window TCGCCGCAGCTCGCCGAGGAGCTCGTCGAGTTCTGCCGCGAGCGGCTGTCCCACTTCAAGTGCCCGCGTGAGGTCCGCTTCGTCGACTCGCTGCCACGCCTCCCGAACGGCAAGCTCCTCAAGCGCCTGCTGACGTCCTCGAAGTAGCACGACAAGTTCTCGGAAGGGCCGGAGATGATGCTGCCGTGACCGATGCTTTGAGTGACTTCACGCGCGAGCCCTTCACGGCCGACGGCAAGACCAAGGACATCTACCGCAAGGGCGACGGCCCGGCGGTGATCGTCATCTCCGAGATCCCGGGCATCACGCCGAAGGTCGCCGACTTCGCCCGCATGGTCGTCGACCGCGGCTGTACGGCGGTGATGCCGCACCTGTTCGGCGAGCCCGGCAAGGACATCTCGATGGGGTACACGCTGAACACGCTGGCCAAGCTGTGCATCTCCAGCGAGTTCACCAAGATGGCGACGAAGCAGTCGGGCAAGGTCACGACGTGGCTGCGGGCGCTCGCCCGCTCGGAGCACGAGCGCTGCGGCGGGCCCGGGGTAGGCGTGGTGGGCATGTGCTTCACCGGCGGCTTCGCGCTCGGGATGATGGTCGACGCACCGGTCGTCGCGCCGGTGTTGAGCCAGCCGTCGGTGCCGTTCCCGTTCGGGTCACGCCGCAAGGCCGACCTCGGGATCTCTGACGCGGAGCTGGCCGTGGTCAAGCAGAAGGTCGCGCAGGGCGGTTGCGTCATGGGGCTTCGCTTCACCGGCGACCCGATGGCGCCGGCGGACCGGTTCGCGACATTGCGTCGCGAGCTCGGTGACGGCTTCATCGGGGTCGAGCTCGACTCTTCGGAGTCGAACCCGCACGGGCACCCGAAGGGCGCACACTCGGTCCTCACCGAGCACCTGGTCGACCAGCCTGGTACTCCGACCCGAGAGGCGCTCG is part of the Mycobacteriales bacterium genome and encodes:
- a CDS encoding dienelactone hydrolase family protein, whose protein sequence is MTDALSDFTREPFTADGKTKDIYRKGDGPAVIVISEIPGITPKVADFARMVVDRGCTAVMPHLFGEPGKDISMGYTLNTLAKLCISSEFTKMATKQSGKVTTWLRALARSEHERCGGPGVGVVGMCFTGGFALGMMVDAPVVAPVLSQPSVPFPFGSRRKADLGISDAELAVVKQKVAQGGCVMGLRFTGDPMAPADRFATLRRELGDGFIGVELDSSESNPHGHPKGAHSVLTEHLVDQPGTPTREALDQVLDFFTDRLGVTAVR